In Nitrososphaerota archaeon, one genomic interval encodes:
- a CDS encoding ERCC4 domain-containing protein has product MILIDYREKESGIPKLLIKKNIPINFENLKIGDYIIGDIVIERKTSKDFVASIFDGRIFEQASKIIYSNDIEETSNILEIIHKHGKYEKINKAFIKPKKKADSISEQQLNIIASIPYIGEKYAERLLKNLKTIKNVVNASPQTLSLLANIPPKNAHKIWLILNKEYKK; this is encoded by the coding sequence ATGATATTAATAGATTATAGAGAAAAAGAAAGTGGTATTCCAAAATTATTAATTAAAAAGAATATTCCTATTAATTTTGAAAATTTAAAAATAGGAGATTATATTATCGGAGATATTGTTATTGAAAGAAAAACTTCTAAAGATTTTGTTGCTTCAATTTTTGATGGAAGAATTTTTGAACAAGCAAGTAAAATTATTTACTCTAATGATATAGAAGAAACTTCTAATATTTTAGAAATTATTCATAAACATGGAAAATATGAGAAAATAAATAAAGCATTTATTAAACCTAAGAAAAAGGCGGATAGCATTTCGGAACAGCAATTAAATATTATTGCTTCTATTCCTTATATTGGAGAAAAATATGCAGAAAGGCTTTTAAAAAATTTAAAAACAATAAAGAATGTAGTTAATGCTTCTCCTCAAACTTTAAGCTTATTAGCTAATATTCCTCCAAAAAATGCTCATAAAATATGGTTGATTTTGAATAAAGAATATAAAAAATGA
- a CDS encoding LAGLIDADG family homing endonuclease — protein MNIMSKIKQRGEEYYEIMQKIYEEAIKLHKENNFGRRRISRIIEEKYGIKIPHATIYGWLYKRRHPLGNCKKLKLCPELAYVMGAWLGDGSLAHGSHAQYIIKLQVEDYEFAEEFGKCAGVINNNPLPYKPYLIRDKYEVRFCNVLLYYLLKHSRKDPWILMPYLKSYPAEACRGFFDAEGSTSFDGKYCYVRVSNDNFELLKMITELLKSLDISSRIYAINTPRKIMVINGRTAHRNKNRTFCLYTSGKESTKKFYEEVEFTIKRKQEELKQAMISLGWI, from the coding sequence ATGAATATCATGTCTAAAATCAAGCAGAGGGGAGAAGAATACTATGAAATTATGCAGAAAATCTATGAAGAAGCTATTAAATTACATAAAGAGAATAACTTTGGACGACGAAGAATTTCAAGAATAATAGAAGAAAAATACGGAATAAAAATACCTCATGCAACAATATATGGTTGGCTTTACAAAAGAAGACATCCATTAGGGAATTGCAAAAAACTTAAGCTTTGTCCTGAATTAGCATATGTCATGGGTGCATGGCTTGGTGATGGGTCATTAGCTCATGGTTCTCATGCTCAGTATATAATTAAGTTGCAAGTTGAAGACTATGAGTTTGCTGAAGAATTCGGGAAGTGTGCTGGAGTAATTAATAATAATCCATTACCTTATAAGCCATACCTAATTAGAGATAAATATGAAGTAAGATTTTGCAACGTTCTACTTTACTATTTGCTAAAACATTCTAGAAAAGATCCATGGATATTAATGCCATATTTAAAGTCTTATCCTGCTGAAGCCTGTAGAGGATTCTTTGATGCAGAAGGATCTACTAGTTTTGATGGAAAGTATTGCTATGTAAGAGTTTCGAATGACAATTTTGAGTTGCTTAAAATGATTACTGAACTTCTAAAGAGCTTAGACATCTCATCAAGGATTTATGCGATAAATACGCCGCGGAAAATAATGGTGATAAATGGAAGAACAGCGCATAGAAACAAAAATAGGACATTTTGTTTATACACTAGTGGAAAAGAAAGCACAAAAAAGTTTTATGAAGAAGTAGAATTTACAATAAAAAGAAAGCAAGAAGAACTTAAACAAGCAATGATAAGTTTAGGATGGATATAA
- a CDS encoding S6e family ribosomal protein, translated as MSKKEKAVGIKLCLANPKEGKTENIILNPSQLAYFIGKKIGDEIDASFLGRSGYFIKITGGTDRDGFPMRPDVSGGRKVAILLSSGIGYHPKRKPSSKKKKKRAKRPIKGKRKRVIVRGNVITDAIAQINAILIEKSKEVKKE; from the coding sequence ATGTCTAAAAAGGAAAAAGCAGTTGGAATAAAACTTTGTTTAGCTAATCCTAAAGAAGGAAAAACAGAAAACATAATTCTAAATCCTTCACAATTAGCATATTTCATTGGCAAAAAAATAGGAGATGAAATAGATGCCTCCTTTTTAGGACGTTCTGGCTATTTTATAAAAATTACTGGTGGAACTGATAGAGATGGTTTTCCAATGAGACCTGATGTTTCAGGTGGTAGAAAAGTTGCTATTCTTCTTTCAAGTGGCATAGGTTATCATCCTAAAAGGAAGCCTTCTTCAAAAAAGAAAAAGAAAAGAGCTAAAAGACCTATTAAAGGGAAAAGAAAAAGAGTGATTGTTCGTGGAAATGTTATAACTGATGCTATTGCTCAAATAAATGCTATTTTAATTGAAAAAAGTAAAGAAGTAAAAAAGGAATAA
- the kae1 gene encoding KEOPS complex N(6)-L-threonylcarbamoyladenine synthase Kae1 yields MFRNRINRTPLKKGGNTFGIGIVSSNGEILANEKSIYEPLKGGIHPREAAQSHSRNAIKVFSSAIEKSGLKLKDINVIAFSQGPGLGPCLRTGATFARTLSQAMNIPLVNVNHCIAHIEIGRLLCKCEDPVTLYVSGGNTMVLSFESGRYRVFGETLDIAIGNFLDTFSREAGLGLPGPPIIEEYAKKGEKILDFPYRVKGMDVSFSGLLTSALKYLKKGEKIEDICLSIIEISYSMLTEVTERALAQLDKKEVLLTGGVARSKRLREMLEGMVKEHNAKFYVVPNDFAGDNGAMIAWNGLLQYLNGKYISIEESFINPRMRPEEVEINWRK; encoded by the coding sequence CTGTTTAGGAATAGAATCAACCGCACACCTTTAAAAAAGGGCGGAAATACTTTTGGTATAGGAATAGTTTCTTCAAATGGAGAAATATTAGCTAATGAAAAATCCATATATGAACCTTTAAAAGGGGGAATACATCCTAGAGAAGCAGCTCAATCTCATTCAAGAAATGCAATAAAAGTATTTTCTTCTGCAATTGAAAAATCTGGTTTAAAATTAAAAGATATAAATGTTATAGCTTTTTCTCAAGGGCCTGGTCTTGGACCTTGTTTAAGAACTGGAGCAACTTTTGCAAGAACTCTCTCTCAAGCAATGAATATTCCTTTAGTAAATGTTAATCATTGCATAGCTCATATTGAAATAGGAAGATTATTATGTAAATGCGAAGATCCAGTAACACTTTATGTTTCAGGTGGAAACACAATGGTTTTATCTTTTGAAAGTGGAAGATATAGGGTTTTTGGAGAAACATTAGATATAGCTATTGGAAATTTCTTAGATACTTTTTCAAGAGAAGCTGGACTTGGTTTGCCTGGCCCACCAATAATAGAAGAATATGCTAAAAAAGGGGAGAAAATTCTTGATTTTCCTTATAGAGTAAAAGGGATGGATGTTTCATTTAGTGGTTTATTAACTTCAGCTTTAAAATATTTAAAGAAAGGAGAAAAAATTGAAGATATTTGTTTATCAATAATAGAAATTTCTTATTCAATGCTTACTGAAGTTACTGAAAGAGCTTTAGCTCAATTGGATAAAAAAGAAGTTTTATTAACTGGAGGAGTAGCAAGAAGTAAAAGATTAAGAGAAATGCTTGAAGGAATGGTAAAAGAGCATAATGCAAAATTTTATGTTGTGCCAAATGATTTTGCTGGAGATAATGGTGCAATGATAGCTTGGAATGGATTATTACAATATTTAAATGGTAAATATATTTCTATTGAAGAAAGTTTTATTAATCCAAGAATGAGACCAGAGGAAGTTGAAATAAATTGGAGAAAATAA
- a CDS encoding Kae1-associated kinase Bud32 has translation MEKIKILFNEYDAEVLKIGAEATIYKIFWKGVPLIVKKRRIKNYRHPKIDYDVRLSRTLHEAKLLLNSKQLGVKCPAVIFIDRINTALIMQFINGNRLRELIPFLSNEEISRISFLIGESVAKLHKGDIVHGDLTTSNMIIDNNKDIVFIDYGLGAFTNEIEEKAVDIHLFIRTLESSHYNFLKNILENFFKGYEKILGEEFAQKILKKVEEIRLRGRYISLRKKKI, from the coding sequence TTGGAGAAAATAAAAATTCTTTTTAATGAATATGATGCTGAAGTATTAAAAATTGGTGCAGAAGCAACTATTTATAAAATTTTTTGGAAAGGAGTACCATTAATAGTTAAAAAAAGGAGAATAAAAAACTATAGGCATCCAAAAATTGATTATGATGTAAGGCTTAGTAGAACATTGCATGAAGCTAAACTATTATTAAATAGTAAGCAATTAGGAGTAAAATGTCCAGCAGTAATTTTTATAGATAGAATTAATACAGCTTTAATAATGCAATTCATTAACGGAAATAGATTAAGAGAATTAATACCATTTTTATCAAATGAAGAAATTTCAAGAATATCCTTTTTAATTGGAGAATCTGTAGCTAAACTTCATAAAGGAGATATTGTTCATGGAGATTTGACAACTTCAAATATGATAATTGATAATAATAAAGATATTGTTTTTATAGATTATGGATTAGGGGCATTCACTAATGAAATTGAAGAAAAAGCAGTTGATATACATTTGTTTATAAGAACTCTTGAAAGTTCACATTATAATTTTTTAAAAAACATCTTGGAAAATTTTTTTAAAGGATATGAAAAAATTTTAGGAGAAGAATTTGCTCAAAAAATATTAAAAAAAGTAGAAGAAATAAGATTGCGTGGAAGATATATATCTTTAAGAAAAAAGAAAATTTAA
- a CDS encoding redox-regulated ATPase YchF, with product MIAGLVGKPNSGKSTLFSALTLIPVEIASFPFTTIKPNRGIAYLTSPCVCKEFGVKDNPKNSTCNNGIRFIPIEIIDCPGIIYDAHKGRGLGLQFLDEIRQADALIVVCDASGSTDIDGNIISPGKFDPVEDIKIVEREYAYWIKEIIKNEWDKIIRNVEARKSNLTELLEKKLTGLGIKAEHIEKAYELCGLDNKKPSNWNDENLLEFSKALRKIAKPFIIAANKIDIPIAEENIKKLKELGYPVIPCSAEAERILRLAASNNLIRYTPGDSNFKIIDESKLNQKQLKVLKMIDEKVLAVWNSTGVQQLINETYFKILKYIPVYPVEDVEKLTDHDGNVLPDVYLLLDGSTIKDLAYKIHTDLGKGFLYGIDVRTKMRLSDNYKLKWNDVVSIVSAMARS from the coding sequence ATGATAGCTGGTTTAGTTGGTAAACCTAATTCTGGCAAATCAACTCTTTTCTCAGCTCTTACGCTTATTCCAGTTGAAATTGCTAGTTTTCCATTTACGACCATTAAACCAAATAGAGGAATAGCTTATTTAACTTCTCCTTGTGTTTGTAAAGAATTTGGAGTTAAAGATAATCCTAAAAATTCTACTTGTAATAATGGCATTAGATTTATACCAATAGAAATAATAGATTGTCCGGGAATAATATATGATGCTCATAAAGGTAGAGGATTAGGTTTACAATTTCTTGATGAAATTAGGCAAGCTGATGCATTAATTGTTGTATGTGATGCTTCTGGATCAACAGATATAGATGGAAATATAATTTCTCCAGGAAAATTTGATCCTGTTGAAGATATTAAAATAGTTGAAAGAGAATATGCTTATTGGATAAAAGAAATAATAAAAAATGAATGGGACAAGATTATTAGAAATGTAGAAGCAAGAAAATCTAATTTAACAGAATTACTTGAAAAAAAACTTACAGGCTTAGGCATAAAAGCAGAGCATATAGAAAAAGCATATGAATTATGCGGTTTAGATAATAAAAAACCATCAAATTGGAATGATGAAAATTTATTAGAATTTAGTAAAGCGTTAAGAAAAATAGCTAAACCTTTTATTATAGCAGCTAATAAAATCGATATACCTATAGCAGAAGAAAATATTAAAAAATTAAAAGAATTAGGCTATCCAGTCATTCCTTGCAGTGCTGAAGCTGAAAGAATACTTAGATTAGCTGCTTCAAATAATTTAATTAGATATACTCCTGGAGATAGCAATTTTAAAATAATTGATGAAAGTAAATTAAATCAAAAACAATTAAAAGTATTAAAAATGATTGATGAAAAAGTTTTAGCTGTATGGAATTCTACTGGAGTACAACAATTAATAAATGAAACATATTTTAAAATACTTAAATATATTCCCGTATATCCAGTTGAAGATGTAGAAAAATTAACAGATCATGATGGGAATGTTTTACCAGATGTATACTTACTTCTTGATGGAAGCACGATTAAAGATTTAGCTTATAAAATTCATACAGATCTTGGTAAAGGATTCCTTTATGGAATAGATGTAAGAACAAAAATGAGATTGAGCGATAATTATAAACTAAAATGGAATGATGTAGTATCTATAGTTTCTGCAATGGCTAGAAGTTAA
- a CDS encoding DUF2095 family protein produces the protein MNEIDEEEFKKNFPNLYREIIKKKMSLRIDSIRTEKGEEDFKEIEKHETYMPTAIDYLRRCENDKEGEEVISYLEKKGEISSEYAKELRIQLHEKGIRSFGSKKEDGYYSRKWGEY, from the coding sequence TTGAATGAAATAGATGAAGAAGAATTTAAGAAAAATTTCCCAAATTTATATAGAGAAATAATAAAAAAGAAAATGAGTTTAAGAATAGATTCTATACGTACAGAGAAAGGAGAAGAAGATTTTAAAGAAATAGAAAAACATGAAACATATATGCCAACTGCTATAGATTATTTAAGAAGATGTGAAAATGATAAAGAAGGAGAAGAAGTTATATCCTATCTTGAGAAAAAAGGAGAAATATCATCCGAGTATGCAAAAGAACTTAGAATACAATTGCATGAAAAAGGCATTAGAAGTTTTGGTTCTAAAAAAGAAGATGGATATTATTCAAGAAAATGGGGCGAGTATTAA
- a CDS encoding DHH family phosphoesterase produces the protein MNNPNFEKFKEKVIEIANKLKEAIERDKSFLIINHNDADGLASAGILCGTFYREDARFTIRTIQSFSDFINDFNEKYVDADNIIFIDIGSGYLDEIENIFPNKEESIFILDHHQIIGKKEINHLNPHLFGIDGAIDISASGIAYFVSKEINKENVVYSPIAIVGALGDLQDKNGKRVLRGLNSLIVKEAVENGLLSVNEDLIFYGRSYKPIHVALSNTTSPYIPGLSGREENCVSFLSSLGIKLKENDKWKVLSELEEEEKKKIYNGIVMYLTERKISTKIASEFIGEVYELIKEEEWTYLRDAREFSFLLNACGKFGQPWIGILIAMGVRGGIIEEAHKILEEYRLQIAKSMEYILRPGVIEEMNNIVILRGNEIIDEKQISSIASIISSSSLIPSDKPLVAIAFTKEKSKISARANRELLNKGLNLGEILSNISKKFDGRGGGHAIAAGAEIPIIKLNSFLIELDKEIGKIIEKK, from the coding sequence ATGAATAATCCTAATTTTGAAAAATTTAAAGAGAAAGTTATAGAAATAGCTAATAAATTAAAGGAAGCAATAGAAAGAGATAAATCTTTCCTTATTATAAATCATAATGATGCGGATGGTTTAGCATCTGCAGGAATATTATGCGGCACATTTTATAGAGAAGATGCAAGGTTTACTATTAGAACAATACAAAGTTTTTCAGATTTTATAAATGATTTTAATGAAAAATATGTAGATGCTGATAATATAATTTTTATCGATATAGGAAGTGGATATTTGGATGAAATAGAAAATATTTTTCCCAATAAAGAAGAATCAATATTTATTTTAGACCACCATCAAATAATTGGGAAAAAAGAGATAAATCATCTTAATCCACATTTATTTGGAATAGATGGTGCAATAGATATAAGTGCATCAGGAATAGCATATTTTGTTTCAAAAGAAATAAATAAGGAAAATGTAGTATATTCTCCAATAGCTATTGTTGGAGCATTAGGAGATTTACAAGATAAAAATGGTAAAAGAGTTTTAAGAGGATTAAATTCATTAATAGTTAAAGAAGCTGTAGAAAATGGATTATTATCGGTTAATGAAGATTTAATATTTTATGGAAGAAGCTATAAACCAATTCATGTAGCATTATCGAATACAACTTCTCCCTATATTCCAGGTTTAAGTGGAAGAGAAGAAAATTGTGTAAGTTTTCTATCTTCTCTTGGAATAAAATTAAAAGAGAATGATAAATGGAAAGTTCTATCAGAATTAGAAGAAGAAGAAAAAAAGAAAATTTACAATGGAATTGTAATGTATCTTACAGAAAGGAAAATATCAACAAAAATTGCATCTGAATTTATTGGAGAAGTATATGAATTAATAAAAGAAGAAGAATGGACATACTTAAGAGATGCAAGAGAATTCTCATTTTTATTAAATGCTTGTGGGAAATTTGGACAACCTTGGATTGGAATACTTATAGCAATGGGTGTTAGAGGGGGGATAATTGAAGAAGCTCATAAAATACTTGAAGAATATCGTTTGCAAATAGCTAAAAGTATGGAATATATTCTAAGGCCTGGAGTTATAGAAGAAATGAATAATATAGTAATATTAAGAGGGAATGAAATTATAGATGAAAAACAAATAAGTTCAATAGCTTCAATAATTTCCTCTTCTTCTCTTATTCCAAGCGATAAACCTTTAGTAGCAATTGCTTTCACTAAAGAAAAATCTAAAATTTCAGCAAGGGCAAATAGAGAATTATTAAATAAAGGTTTGAATTTAGGAGAAATACTATCAAATATTTCTAAAAAATTTGATGGAAGAGGAGGTGGTCATGCGATAGCTGCGGGTGCAGAAATACCTATAATAAAATTAAATAGTTTCTTAATAGAATTAGATAAAGAAATAGGGAAAATAATTGAAAAAAAATGA
- a CDS encoding DUF359 domain-containing protein, translated as MKELLIIFPEEIKKELKKPLGKLINKNEELINEIKENINKKSLIIIVGDYTSRILYEKGIYANLYIVDSKIERKPIEKFIINSYTKIYAYNQAGTISSSAINAIKKAFKLISKEGKKVIVYIDGEEDLLTLLAIKFAPKNSIVIYGQPNEGSVIIEATNERKKFINKFFKKAIKE; from the coding sequence TTGAAAGAATTATTAATTATTTTCCCAGAAGAAATAAAAAAGGAATTAAAAAAACCATTAGGAAAATTAATTAATAAAAATGAAGAATTAATTAATGAAATTAAGGAAAATATTAATAAAAAAAGCTTAATAATAATTGTAGGAGATTATACTTCTAGAATACTATATGAAAAAGGAATATATGCAAATTTATATATTGTAGATTCGAAAATAGAAAGAAAACCTATTGAAAAATTCATAATCAATTCTTATACAAAAATATATGCATATAATCAAGCTGGGACAATTTCTTCATCAGCAATAAATGCTATAAAAAAAGCATTTAAATTAATTTCTAAAGAAGGAAAAAAGGTTATTGTTTATATTGATGGAGAAGAAGATTTATTAACTCTTTTAGCTATAAAATTTGCTCCAAAAAATTCAATAGTTATATATGGTCAACCAAATGAAGGGTCTGTAATAATTGAAGCTACGAATGAAAGAAAGAAATTTATAAACAAGTTTTTTAAAAAAGCAATTAAAGAATGA
- a CDS encoding KEOPS complex subunit Pcc1, which yields MKKNEIESEIEIILKFSEKNIAEKIFKAISPDNKPLPKGLKINSCIDNNKIFFYIECKRGLSSLLFTINDIFEMISLSEKTLKITKNK from the coding sequence TTGAAAAAAAATGAAATAGAATCTGAAATTGAAATAATTTTAAAATTTTCTGAGAAAAATATAGCAGAAAAAATTTTTAAAGCAATTAGCCCTGATAATAAACCATTACCAAAAGGACTTAAAATAAATTCTTGTATAGATAATAATAAAATATTTTTTTATATAGAATGTAAAAGAGGATTATCTTCTCTCCTTTTTACAATAAATGATATATTTGAAATGATTTCACTTTCAGAGAAAACTCTAAAAATAACTAAAAATAAATAG
- a CDS encoding 30S ribosomal protein S15 codes for MGRMHARKRGKSSSKRPLSKTPPRWCKYTPEEVEALVVKLAKEGNSPSMIGLILRDQYGIPLVKPIVGKTITQILNENNLLPQIPEDLSNLIAKAQRMIAHLKRFKSDRANIHRLQLIESKIHRLVKYYKENGKLPIDWTLPYERLKT; via the coding sequence ATGGGTAGAATGCATGCTCGAAAAAGGGGGAAATCTAGTTCAAAAAGGCCGCTTAGTAAAACCCCTCCTAGATGGTGTAAATATACTCCTGAAGAAGTAGAAGCATTAGTTGTAAAACTTGCAAAAGAAGGAAATTCTCCAAGCATGATAGGTTTAATTCTTAGAGATCAATACGGAATTCCATTAGTAAAACCTATTGTTGGAAAAACTATTACACAAATATTAAATGAAAATAATCTTTTACCTCAAATACCAGAAGATTTATCAAATTTAATAGCTAAAGCTCAAAGAATGATAGCTCATTTAAAAAGATTTAAATCTGATAGAGCAAATATTCATAGATTGCAATTAATAGAATCAAAAATCCATAGATTAGTAAAATATTATAAAGAGAATGGAAAACTTCCAATTGATTGGACTTTACCATATGAGAGATTGAAAACTTAA
- a CDS encoding 30S ribosomal protein S3ae, whose translation MSSKEKKEKKILTILAPPYFGSREIGETIVTENEKAINRTIRTSLYAITDDFSKQYLLLKFKIVRVTDNIAETVFYGHEYGREYLRSLIRRGTTRIDGIFDIETKDKYKLRLTITAFLTGRSREWKNKKIRSTMKKIVEEKASNMNLDQFAQELVLDKVASDIYNEARKIASIKHLGVIKSKVLKIPEEAYKQPITKEEMQKNIEEKRIE comes from the coding sequence ATGTCAAGTAAAGAGAAAAAGGAAAAGAAAATATTAACAATACTTGCTCCACCATATTTTGGTTCAAGAGAAATAGGTGAAACTATAGTAACTGAAAATGAAAAAGCAATAAATAGAACTATAAGAACTAGTTTATATGCTATTACTGATGATTTTTCTAAACAATATTTACTTTTAAAATTTAAAATAGTTAGAGTTACTGATAATATAGCTGAAACTGTTTTTTATGGACATGAGTATGGTAGAGAATATTTAAGAAGTTTAATTAGAAGAGGAACTACTAGAATTGATGGAATTTTCGATATAGAAACTAAAGATAAATATAAATTAAGATTAACAATAACAGCTTTTTTAACTGGAAGAAGTAGAGAATGGAAAAATAAGAAAATTAGAAGTACGATGAAGAAAATAGTTGAAGAGAAAGCTTCTAATATGAATTTAGACCAATTTGCACAAGAATTAGTACTTGATAAAGTTGCATCAGACATTTATAATGAAGCTAGAAAAATTGCTTCAATAAAGCATCTTGGAGTAATTAAATCAAAAGTTTTGAAAATTCCAGAAGAAGCTTATAAGCAACCTATTACAAAAGAAGAAATGCAGAAAAATATAGAGGAAAAAAGAATTGAATGA
- a CDS encoding XTP/dITP diphosphatase, giving the protein MKILFATSNKHKFLEAKNILEKYGINIEMYPFKPIEIQSNSIEEIVENCAKQIIKRKIKKKIFLEDAGLFIKSLKNFPGAYSSYVYSTIGLNGILKLMENEKNRNAIFKSAIAFINEKSKIKIFTGITKGKIAFSSKGKEGFGFDPIFIPLGYNKTFAEMDIEEKNKISHRGKAIIKMCEWIKKYY; this is encoded by the coding sequence TTGAAAATATTATTTGCAACAAGTAATAAGCATAAATTTTTAGAAGCAAAAAATATATTAGAAAAATATGGTATAAACATTGAAATGTATCCTTTCAAACCAATTGAAATACAATCAAATTCTATTGAAGAAATTGTTGAAAATTGTGCTAAACAAATAATTAAGAGAAAAATTAAGAAAAAAATATTTTTAGAAGATGCTGGTTTATTCATAAAATCTTTAAAAAATTTTCCAGGAGCATATTCAAGTTATGTATATTCTACAATAGGTTTAAACGGGATTCTTAAACTTATGGAAAATGAAAAAAATAGAAATGCCATATTTAAATCTGCTATAGCTTTTATTAATGAAAAAAGCAAAATTAAAATTTTCACTGGAATTACAAAAGGGAAAATAGCTTTTTCTTCTAAAGGTAAAGAAGGTTTTGGATTTGATCCAATATTTATTCCATTAGGTTATAATAAAACTTTTGCTGAAATGGATATAGAAGAAAAGAATAAAATTTCTCATAGAGGAAAAGCTATTATAAAAATGTGTGAATGGATAAAAAAATATTATTAA
- a CDS encoding DHH family phosphoesterase, which yields MEEIKNWIITHGDADGICAGAIAYSVFKDSNILFSNPVNLLNTLNEISNEAYRIIISDIAIIDSDAKKIEEKLMQLSNKYEIIYVDHHPLPEDFDIKKLQIKFMHEEEACASELIFRFLNDKLNSEMERVMLIGAISDYADNTPFVKKFLEKWDKRTLYFEAGILVNGLESFRKNKEDKEKILKVLASGKPPSFHQGLIGAAIMTAYLEEEMRYRIKNNYKKIGEVSYIIDPKGPIGKAATYVKNEGKTLVGIAIDIENNKADMSIRTSSNKINLNLITKKVAKKFNGSGGGHSNAAGARIPKINLEEFLKEFNKEIEEQLKSF from the coding sequence ATGGAAGAAATAAAGAATTGGATAATTACTCATGGAGATGCGGATGGCATTTGTGCTGGAGCTATAGCTTATAGTGTTTTTAAAGATTCAAATATATTATTTTCTAATCCAGTTAATCTTTTAAATACATTAAATGAAATTTCAAATGAGGCGTATAGAATAATTATAAGCGATATAGCAATTATTGATAGTGATGCTAAAAAAATTGAAGAAAAATTAATGCAATTAAGTAATAAATATGAGATTATTTATGTAGATCATCATCCTCTTCCAGAAGATTTTGATATTAAAAAATTACAAATAAAATTTATGCATGAAGAAGAAGCATGTGCTTCTGAATTAATTTTCAGATTTCTTAATGATAAATTAAATAGTGAGATGGAAAGAGTTATGCTAATAGGTGCAATATCAGATTATGCAGATAATACTCCTTTTGTAAAAAAATTTTTAGAAAAATGGGATAAAAGGACTTTATATTTTGAAGCAGGAATTTTAGTTAATGGTTTGGAAAGTTTTAGAAAAAATAAAGAAGATAAAGAAAAAATTTTAAAAGTTTTAGCATCAGGTAAACCACCAAGTTTTCATCAAGGGTTAATAGGTGCAGCAATAATGACTGCTTATTTAGAAGAAGAAATGAGGTATAGAATTAAAAATAATTATAAAAAAATTGGTGAGGTTTCATACATAATTGACCCAAAAGGTCCAATAGGAAAAGCAGCTACATATGTGAAAAATGAGGGAAAAACTTTAGTAGGAATAGCAATAGATATTGAAAATAATAAAGCTGATATGAGTATAAGAACATCTTCTAATAAAATAAACTTAAATTTAATTACAAAAAAAGTAGCTAAAAAATTTAATGGAAGTGGAGGAGGACATTCAAATGCAGCTGGAGCAAGAATTCCAAAAATTAACTTAGAAGAATTTTTAAAAGAATTTAATAAAGAAATTGAAGAGCAATTAAAATCTTTTTAA
- the spt4 gene encoding transcription elongation factor subunit Spt4: MPTQEKACRKCHRIVTGNTCDVCGSTDLSTSFLGYVIIFDPEKSDIAKALKIDKPGTYAIKVG, translated from the coding sequence ATGCCTACGCAAGAAAAAGCATGTAGAAAATGCCATAGAATAGTTACTGGAAATACATGTGATGTTTGTGGATCAACAGATTTATCAACCTCATTCTTAGGATATGTAATCATATTTGATCCAGAAAAATCTGATATTGCAAAAGCATTAAAAATAGATAAACCAGGTACATATGCTATAAAAGTAGGATAA
- a CDS encoding 30S ribosomal protein S27ae yields the protein MSEKKKEKNKIWEKYEVKNGKLIRKKRFCPRCGPGTFMAEHEERYTCGKCSYVEYKS from the coding sequence ATGAGTGAAAAAAAGAAAGAAAAAAATAAAATATGGGAAAAATATGAAGTAAAAAATGGAAAATTAATCCGTAAAAAGAGATTTTGTCCAAGATGCGGACCTGGAACATTTATGGCCGAGCATGAAGAAAGATATACTTGTGGAAAATGCTCATATGTTGAATATAAATCTTAA